The Phycisphaerales bacterium genome has a segment encoding these proteins:
- the rho gene encoding transcription termination factor Rho: MSDIVTGILEWTGKVEGRLRALENGLVVTQGDPFVPLDLGSKSMLRQAQEIEARVISRKPRRRRGRRNTRPRRIVEEILKIDGLSPEEYVKRKTFEELTPIDPQPRLNLEHADCPASCRLIDLFCPIGLGTRGLIVAPPKAGKTILLQNIATGIKQNHPDVHVIALLIDERPEEVTDFKRNVSAQVLASSNDEDVNRHLELGIFTIERAKRLLEAGKDVVVLLDSITRLGRAFNNSRQYGSGGKTMSGGLDSKAMEIPKQLFGAARNAEEGGSLTIIATCLIDTGSRADQIIFEEFKGTGNMELILDRSISEMRLYPAINLAASGTRKEHLLAPENELKTVTALRRRLLNMKPEQQIEQLLAALKRFPENADLVKG; encoded by the coding sequence GTGTCAGACATAGTTACCGGCATCTTAGAGTGGACTGGCAAAGTAGAAGGTCGTCTTCGAGCGTTAGAAAACGGTCTCGTCGTCACGCAGGGCGATCCATTTGTGCCCCTTGATCTGGGCAGTAAGTCTATGCTCAGGCAAGCCCAGGAAATTGAGGCTCGCGTCATCTCACGTAAACCTCGACGTCGACGAGGGCGGCGAAATACACGGCCACGACGTATTGTTGAGGAGATCCTAAAAATTGATGGGCTGTCACCAGAAGAATATGTCAAACGCAAGACTTTTGAAGAGCTGACGCCAATCGATCCTCAACCCCGGCTCAATCTTGAGCACGCCGACTGCCCAGCCTCTTGCCGTCTTATTGATTTGTTCTGCCCGATTGGACTGGGAACACGCGGGCTTATTGTGGCACCCCCAAAAGCTGGGAAGACCATCCTTCTCCAGAACATTGCCACGGGTATCAAGCAAAACCATCCAGATGTTCATGTGATCGCCCTTCTGATCGATGAACGACCTGAAGAGGTCACAGATTTCAAGAGAAATGTGTCAGCTCAAGTACTGGCCTCCAGTAATGATGAAGATGTGAATAGACATCTTGAACTCGGCATTTTCACCATCGAGCGAGCCAAGCGGCTTCTTGAGGCTGGCAAAGATGTGGTTGTCCTATTGGACTCAATTACACGTCTGGGGCGGGCCTTCAACAACTCGCGTCAGTATGGCTCTGGCGGCAAGACAATGTCAGGTGGGCTCGACTCAAAAGCGATGGAGATACCCAAACAGCTTTTTGGTGCAGCCCGGAATGCCGAAGAAGGCGGATCGCTCACTATTATTGCCACCTGCCTCATTGATACCGGCTCCCGTGCCGACCAAATCATCTTTGAAGAGTTCAAAGGCACTGGCAACATGGAGCTGATCCTCGATCGTTCCATATCAGAGATGCGGCTCTATCCGGCGATTAATCTCGCTGCTTCTGGCACCAGAAAGGAGCATCTGCTGGCACCAGAAAACGAGCTCAAGACAGTGACAGCTCTTCGCCGCCGACTTCTGAACATGAAGCCTGAACAACAAATTGAACAGCTGCTCGCAGCGCTCAAACGCTTTCCTGAGAATGCTGACCTGGTCAAGGGCTGA
- a CDS encoding pseudouridine-5'-phosphate glycosidase gives MSSAINIAPEITQAVQDGCGIVGLETAVLTKGLPKTPCHLPQPPHDLDGVALPWHEDEPGHLQTLGLIKKVVVESGCVPAITAVIDGVVHVGLNDDQLRALAENDDAGKVAVTDLAPAIAQKRTAGTTVSGTLAALAMASKELDCCIDVMATGGIGGVHRGWAQQLDVSADLTALSKFRGCVVCAGPKSILDVEATRELLETLCVPIIGYQTHRLPRFLAAGTDAAFVSQRLDQVNEIADVYRLHCEVVPGSGSMLVVNDPPEATRLAASDLEALCQEAEAATDSGAGPARTPSLLAELHGNTQGRSLTANISVLIANAQLAGRIASA, from the coding sequence ATGAGCAGTGCGATTAATATTGCCCCTGAGATTACACAGGCGGTGCAGGACGGCTGCGGGATTGTGGGTTTAGAAACAGCCGTATTGACCAAAGGCCTACCGAAGACTCCTTGCCATTTACCACAACCACCCCATGATCTTGATGGCGTAGCGCTTCCTTGGCACGAAGATGAACCAGGGCACTTACAGACGCTTGGCCTCATCAAAAAAGTCGTCGTAGAGAGTGGCTGCGTACCAGCAATCACAGCGGTCATTGATGGCGTGGTTCATGTCGGTCTCAATGATGACCAACTCCGTGCATTGGCTGAGAATGATGATGCGGGAAAAGTGGCGGTGACTGATCTCGCACCAGCGATCGCACAGAAGCGGACTGCCGGCACCACTGTTTCGGGAACGCTAGCCGCCTTAGCAATGGCGTCAAAAGAATTGGATTGTTGTATTGATGTCATGGCCACAGGCGGAATTGGCGGCGTCCATCGTGGCTGGGCACAGCAACTCGATGTATCAGCAGACTTGACCGCATTATCAAAATTTCGTGGCTGCGTTGTTTGTGCCGGCCCGAAGTCAATATTAGATGTTGAGGCGACTCGCGAACTACTCGAAACGCTCTGTGTTCCGATTATTGGATATCAAACACATCGTCTACCTCGGTTCCTCGCTGCCGGCACTGATGCCGCTTTTGTCTCTCAACGATTGGATCAAGTCAACGAAATAGCGGACGTCTATCGACTGCACTGTGAGGTCGTGCCGGGATCAGGAAGCATGCTGGTCGTCAATGATCCCCCAGAAGCGACTCGGCTTGCAGCAAGTGACCTAGAGGCACTCTGCCAGGAGGCTGAGGCTGCCACTGATTCTGGTGCTGGACCCGCTCGAACACCTTCGCTGCTGGCAGAGCTGCATGGAAATACCCAAGGGCGAAGCCTCACAGCCAACATCAGCGTACTCATTGCAAATGCCCAGCTGGCCGGCCGAATTGCTTCTGCCTGA
- a CDS encoding DEAD/DEAH box helicase encodes MTTSTKPWRVPIEASNKPADTQSKKAVPQELFDTAQSFQDLGLCDGILKAIAKQGFEQPTHIQSQLVPAAISGRDVMGQSRTGTGKTAAFGLPTIHQLQDQGPCSGLILVPTRELAIQVTHEIQELSRFTNVKVIAVYGGQPINVQKEKLSKGPQIVVGTPGRVMDLNSRGMLPYDGIKMAVLDEVDRMLDIGFREDIRRILGGMRQGHQTILVSATISDEIERLSRQYLKNPIRLALTEAKSLTVAQVQQRYISVERWDKNQLLLYLLRHEEPALTLVFCRTKQTVDSLVEYLKRKNIESYALHANLNQGHRNRVMTKLRAGELKVLIASDLAARGLDVGGITHVINYDLPEDTEVYVHRIGRTARIDREGCAWSFVTPEQGDLLTSIEKLINLEIPALSCDGFKPGPIPDRIRQAKEAQDSARAESREQSNRASTALPSSKDAKDVSAFPGGIVPSSLPKRRMGGKLRRGRR; translated from the coding sequence ATGACCACATCAACCAAACCCTGGAGAGTCCCTATCGAAGCCAGTAACAAACCAGCCGATACACAGTCTAAAAAAGCAGTTCCACAAGAGCTGTTTGATACTGCTCAATCTTTTCAGGATCTGGGGCTTTGCGATGGCATTCTCAAGGCAATTGCCAAACAGGGTTTTGAACAACCAACCCATATTCAATCACAATTGGTCCCAGCGGCAATCAGTGGCCGGGATGTCATGGGGCAATCACGCACTGGAACTGGCAAGACAGCCGCCTTTGGTTTACCGACCATCCATCAGCTCCAGGATCAAGGCCCTTGTTCTGGACTCATATTGGTTCCCACCCGTGAGCTGGCCATTCAAGTCACCCATGAAATCCAGGAACTTTCGCGTTTTACAAATGTCAAGGTCATAGCGGTCTACGGTGGCCAGCCAATCAACGTGCAAAAAGAGAAACTGAGTAAGGGGCCACAGATTGTGGTTGGCACGCCTGGTCGGGTCATGGATCTCAATAGCCGTGGCATGCTCCCCTATGACGGGATCAAGATGGCGGTCCTGGATGAGGTGGATCGAATGCTCGATATTGGTTTTCGAGAAGATATTCGCCGCATCTTGGGTGGCATGCGGCAAGGCCATCAGACCATACTCGTCTCGGCCACTATTTCTGACGAAATTGAACGCCTCTCTCGTCAATACCTAAAAAACCCAATACGGCTTGCCTTAACAGAAGCCAAGAGTCTCACAGTAGCGCAAGTCCAACAAAGGTATATTTCTGTTGAGCGATGGGACAAAAACCAACTACTTCTCTACCTACTGAGACATGAAGAGCCTGCACTGACATTGGTCTTCTGTCGTACAAAACAGACAGTCGATTCTTTAGTGGAATACCTCAAGCGAAAAAATATTGAGTCTTATGCACTCCACGCGAACCTCAATCAAGGGCACCGTAATCGGGTCATGACGAAGTTACGTGCCGGTGAGCTCAAAGTGCTTATCGCTTCTGATCTTGCTGCTCGAGGGCTTGATGTTGGAGGCATTACCCATGTCATCAACTACGACCTGCCTGAAGATACAGAGGTTTATGTACACCGAATTGGTCGAACAGCACGTATTGACCGCGAGGGATGCGCCTGGTCCTTTGTTACGCCAGAACAAGGTGATCTACTGACCAGTATTGAGAAACTAATCAACCTTGAAATTCCAGCCTTAAGCTGTGATGGCTTTAAGCCCGGGCCAATTCCTGATCGTATTCGTCAAGCAAAGGAAGCACAGGATTCTGCGCGGGCGGAATCCCGGGAGCAGTCCAATCGAGCGTCAACCGCTTTGCCTTCCTCCAAGGATGCAAAAGATGTCAGTGCGTTCCCAGGTGGTATTGTTCCATCCTCTCTGCCGAAACGAAGAATGGGTGGAAAATTACGCCGTGGACGACGCTAA
- the alr gene encoding alanine racemase: protein MRSTSVIEVNDTAIEQNLAVVRQLVGPDCRLCPIVKADAYGLGAVRIARRLVARQADIFAVYAPDEAAELLQHGIAADILILMPVTEIGRRDVLYRGLVSGRIHLTVHDDMHLGLLADIADRNGLDLSLHVKVDSGMRRGGATPEMAAEMIRQIDASRRLRLAGVMTHFADPSGCTTKTDAQLAVLDELIDQTADVGSSTCLVHAANSFATFSSARYHKTMVRIGLAWAGYVGARDRPDQQHPLAANLTPAVTWTSKIVQIKRLSKGDMVGYGGTWTAKQDGWMGVVPVGYADGYPPSLSHRDDNFGDGSSYGEVGILNPDRGSSRRRFAPVIGAVSMDQMCIDLTHLFQGQRPQGRGYEALRSAAVELISPDAKQPNHVPTIASRAGITPHELLSRLHQRIPRVHFSAAAKLQTEKEVCSMKQAVAG, encoded by the coding sequence ATGCGCTCAACAAGTGTCATAGAGGTCAACGATACAGCTATTGAGCAGAACTTGGCCGTTGTACGTCAGCTTGTGGGGCCAGACTGCAGGCTCTGTCCAATCGTCAAGGCAGATGCCTATGGGCTTGGGGCGGTGCGGATTGCACGTCGCCTTGTTGCCCGGCAGGCGGATATATTTGCTGTTTATGCACCAGATGAAGCAGCTGAGCTGCTTCAGCATGGTATTGCTGCTGACATTCTGATTTTGATGCCAGTCACAGAAATTGGTCGCCGAGATGTTCTGTACCGAGGTTTGGTTTCCGGTCGTATACATCTCACAGTGCACGATGACATGCACCTCGGATTGTTAGCAGATATTGCAGATCGAAATGGATTGGATCTTTCACTCCATGTCAAGGTTGATTCTGGAATGCGCCGAGGTGGTGCGACGCCAGAAATGGCGGCTGAAATGATTCGACAAATTGATGCCAGTCGTCGCTTGCGGTTGGCTGGTGTCATGACACATTTTGCTGATCCAAGTGGCTGCACGACGAAGACAGACGCTCAGCTTGCGGTACTTGATGAGCTTATTGATCAAACCGCAGATGTTGGAAGTTCAACTTGTCTCGTACATGCAGCAAATTCTTTTGCCACATTTTCGAGTGCTCGCTATCACAAGACAATGGTCCGCATTGGTCTGGCATGGGCGGGCTATGTTGGCGCACGCGATCGCCCTGATCAGCAGCACCCTTTGGCGGCGAATCTAACACCAGCTGTTACTTGGACAAGTAAGATTGTCCAGATCAAGCGCCTTAGCAAAGGTGACATGGTTGGATACGGAGGCACGTGGACAGCGAAGCAAGATGGTTGGATGGGCGTCGTTCCAGTCGGCTACGCTGATGGTTATCCGCCATCGCTTAGTCATCGCGACGATAACTTTGGAGACGGAAGTTCTTACGGCGAAGTCGGTATTCTTAATCCGGATAGAGGCTCTTCACGTCGTCGGTTTGCGCCAGTGATTGGAGCCGTAAGTATGGATCAAATGTGTATCGATTTGACCCACCTTTTTCAGGGGCAGCGTCCGCAAGGACGAGGCTACGAGGCGTTACGCAGTGCTGCTGTTGAACTCATTTCTCCTGATGCGAAACAACCAAATCACGTTCCAACAATCGCATCGCGAGCTGGCATCACGCCTCACGAACTTCTGAGTCGACTTCATCAACGTATTCCTCGCGTTCACTTTTCGGCGGCGGCAAAGTTGCAGACTGAAAAAGAAGTTTGCTCGATGAAACAAGCCGTCGCAGGTTAA
- a CDS encoding menaquinone biosynthesis protein, which yields MSPNLKNKQCGVDPIRIGVVEFLNAAPLIDGLCNLESFQIVSAVPSSLIDLLETHEVEIAMCSSIDYQRSGKDLVMLPCGIVGSTGRTMTVRLFSACDINQIQTVACDTHSHTSVVLMQILMKRLHGIDVQVKPLDVKSVDGQWWSDSAAQCDAIMLIGDKVVQDAPPSEKFPFELDLGHAWHELTGVPFCFAIWLAHADIEVSRLRLAAAVLDRQRRRNFHHLEQVLVPRCQEKHWSVESALEYTTEMLDYTFTDEHRKGLNLFYDEAYSLGLINHRRPLIEL from the coding sequence ATGTCGCCCAATCTAAAAAATAAGCAATGTGGGGTTGACCCAATTCGTATCGGTGTTGTCGAGTTTCTTAACGCGGCACCACTCATCGATGGTCTTTGTAATCTTGAGTCGTTTCAGATTGTATCTGCGGTGCCCAGTTCATTGATCGATCTCTTAGAGACTCATGAAGTGGAGATTGCGATGTGTTCTTCGATCGACTATCAGCGATCGGGTAAAGATTTGGTGATGTTGCCCTGCGGTATTGTTGGTAGTACTGGCCGTACGATGACCGTGCGACTTTTTTCGGCCTGTGATATTAATCAGATTCAAACAGTGGCTTGTGATACACACAGCCATACCTCTGTCGTACTCATGCAGATTCTCATGAAGCGATTGCATGGGATTGATGTGCAGGTTAAGCCGCTGGATGTAAAAAGTGTTGATGGGCAATGGTGGTCAGATTCTGCAGCTCAGTGTGATGCGATCATGCTCATTGGTGATAAAGTTGTTCAGGATGCGCCGCCAAGTGAAAAATTTCCCTTTGAGTTAGACCTTGGACATGCATGGCATGAATTGACTGGGGTGCCGTTTTGTTTCGCTATTTGGTTAGCACATGCTGATATAGAGGTATCGCGACTACGACTTGCAGCAGCAGTTCTGGATCGCCAGCGAAGACGCAACTTTCACCATCTTGAGCAGGTGCTCGTGCCGAGATGTCAAGAAAAACACTGGTCGGTGGAATCGGCTCTTGAATATACGACCGAGATGTTGGATTACACATTTACAGATGAACATAGAAAAGGTTTGAATCTGTTTTATGATGAGGCGTATTCTTTGGGTTTGATTAATCATCGCCGACCACTTATTGAGCTATAA